In Devosia chinhatensis, the following are encoded in one genomic region:
- a CDS encoding S9 family peptidase translates to MTQAKPPVAKIVAHSHTHHSIERDDPYAWLRAENWQEVMQKPETLDSEIRAYLDAENDYYESQFGQKTADLQDQIYKEIRGRIKEDDSGVPSPDGPFAYNSRMLEGKQYPQIVRTPREGGAEAVLLDCNIEAGEGYFGFAGASHDPSHTILAWAADRAGSEYYDIVLRDLETGADSDDVIRETAGSYVWSNDSRSIYYTEYDDNHRPYRIRRHDLGTPQDADPIIYEEKDPGFFVGVGKTLSGRFIIIDAHDHQTSEVYLIDANKGGAPRLVAPRLIDREYEVDEREGVLYIRTNAEGAEDYKIVTVSAEEPGANGWQDLVPHREGVLILDVALLRNHMLRLEREDGLPRIVARDLRTGREAIVGFKEEAYSLGMSTGYEFDTSVFRLSYSSPTTPSQVYDVDLDSGQRTLLKTQEVPSGHDPDHYETRRLFATAADGELVPVTVLYRKNLVLDGSNPTLLYGYGAYGMSMPAAFSVSILSLVDRGFIHATAHIRGGMEKGYRWYRQGRREHKTNTFTDFIAAAEMLIDQGYTAKGKIVAQGGSAGGMLMGAIANMRPDLWGGIIAQVPFVDVLNTMLDDTLPLTPPEWPEWGNPITSAIDYERIAAYAPYETVSAQAYPPILALAGLTDPRVTYWEPAKWVAKLRATKTGDAPLYLKTNMGAGHAGASGRFDRLKETAQCYAFAIKSAGLDA, encoded by the coding sequence ATGACCCAGGCCAAGCCACCCGTCGCCAAGATCGTTGCCCATTCCCACACCCACCATTCTATCGAGCGCGACGATCCTTATGCCTGGCTGCGGGCGGAAAACTGGCAGGAGGTCATGCAGAAGCCGGAGACGCTGGACAGCGAAATCCGGGCCTATCTCGATGCCGAGAATGATTATTACGAGTCCCAGTTCGGCCAAAAGACGGCTGACCTGCAGGACCAGATTTATAAGGAAATTCGCGGTCGCATAAAGGAAGACGACAGCGGCGTGCCGTCGCCCGATGGTCCGTTCGCCTACAATTCGCGCATGCTCGAGGGGAAGCAATACCCCCAGATCGTCCGTACGCCGCGCGAGGGTGGCGCGGAAGCTGTGCTTCTCGACTGCAATATCGAAGCCGGCGAGGGCTATTTCGGCTTTGCCGGGGCCAGCCACGATCCGTCCCACACGATATTGGCCTGGGCCGCCGACCGCGCCGGTTCGGAATATTACGACATCGTGCTGCGCGATCTTGAGACCGGTGCGGACAGCGACGACGTGATCCGCGAAACCGCCGGGTCCTACGTCTGGTCCAATGACAGTCGTTCGATCTACTATACCGAATATGACGACAACCATCGGCCCTACCGCATTCGGCGGCATGACCTGGGCACGCCGCAGGATGCCGATCCAATCATCTATGAGGAAAAGGACCCTGGCTTTTTCGTCGGTGTCGGCAAGACGCTGTCCGGTCGTTTCATCATTATCGATGCCCATGATCACCAGACCAGCGAAGTTTATCTGATCGACGCCAATAAGGGCGGGGCCCCGCGCCTGGTGGCACCGCGCCTCATAGACCGAGAGTACGAAGTCGATGAGCGCGAGGGCGTCCTCTATATCCGCACCAATGCCGAAGGTGCCGAGGACTACAAGATCGTCACGGTTTCCGCAGAGGAGCCCGGCGCCAATGGATGGCAGGACCTGGTGCCGCATCGCGAGGGTGTCCTCATACTTGATGTGGCCTTGCTCAGGAACCACATGCTGCGCCTGGAACGGGAAGACGGGCTGCCGCGCATCGTCGCCCGTGACCTGCGCACCGGCCGAGAGGCAATCGTTGGCTTCAAAGAGGAGGCCTATTCGCTGGGCATGTCGACCGGCTACGAGTTCGATACGTCCGTCTTCCGCCTGAGCTATTCCTCGCCGACGACGCCGAGCCAGGTCTACGATGTGGATCTCGACAGCGGCCAACGGACCCTGCTCAAGACCCAGGAAGTGCCTTCAGGCCATGACCCGGACCATTACGAGACCCGTCGCCTTTTTGCGACCGCAGCCGATGGCGAGCTCGTTCCGGTGACGGTGCTTTATCGCAAGAACCTCGTGCTGGACGGCTCCAATCCTACCCTGCTCTATGGCTACGGCGCCTATGGCATGTCGATGCCGGCGGCGTTCTCGGTTTCGATCCTGTCGCTGGTCGATCGTGGTTTCATTCACGCCACCGCCCATATCCGGGGCGGCATGGAGAAAGGGTATCGCTGGTATCGGCAGGGTCGGCGCGAGCACAAGACCAATACGTTTACCGATTTCATCGCTGCGGCAGAGATGTTGATCGATCAGGGCTACACCGCAAAGGGCAAAATTGTCGCCCAGGGCGGCTCGGCCGGCGGCATGCTCATGGGGGCCATCGCCAATATGCGTCCCGACCTTTGGGGCGGCATTATCGCCCAGGTCCCCTTCGTGGACGTGCTCAACACCATGCTGGACGACACCCTTCCGCTGACCCCGCCGGAATGGCCGGAATGGGGCAATCCGATCACCTCGGCCATCGACTACGAGCGCATCGCAGCCTATGCGCCCTATGAGACGGTCAGCGCGCAGGCCTATCCGCCAATTCTGGCGCTGGCCGGACTGACCGACCCGCGCGTGACCTATTGGGAGCCGGCCAAATGGGTCGCCAAGCTGCGGGCAACCAAGACCGGCGACGCGCCATTATATCTCAAGACGAATATGGGCGCCGGCCATGCTGGCGCCTCCGGGCGGTTCGATCGTCTCAAGGAAACGGCGCAATGCTACGCCTTTGCAATAAAGTCAGCGGGACTGGACGCTTAG